TTACCAATCTGTACACTAGAGAGTCTAACGCCTAGTTCTGATAGCCTTATGAGTACATCTGTACTTGTTACAAATACGCCTTCGTTTTCTTGAGCTGGTTTGTAATTGCTGGCGATGAGCTCTTGCTCGGTGCTTAGGATTTGGTATTTTTTGTTTCTATCTTCGTTGTCTTGTATTTCTTCTAGGGTCATTTCGCTATTGAAATTGTTATCAAATGCAAGGGCATAGGCTTGGGACCAGAATAAGTCTATATTGCACTCTTGGCGGTAGTTCCAATTGATACCTGTAATTTGAAAGCATAGCCATCTGACAGAACCTGTTTCGTCATCTAAAAATGTATCTCTGTTGGTGGAACCTATAAAGCTGCATATTCTGGGTAGTATGCTGTTTTTTCTGTCGTAGGGTAGGCGTTCGTTGATTTGGTCTTTTGAGAAGTAGGATTTTAGGGTATTGATTTCCTTTTTGGCTAGGCTTGAGAGTTCGTCTAAATTGATAAGGAAGTTTTTGCATAATAGTATTCTTGCATCTTTATCATTACTGATGTCTTCGGCTAAATATTGTGATAGTTCTGGTGGGCATAAGAAACGACAAAAGGAGCTTTTACCAGAGTTCTGTGCTTTGTGTACCAAAACGAAGGCTTGTTTGTTAAAGTATCTTTCTAGTAGGGCACATTTAACGGTTCTGACTGCCCATTTTTTAAAATGATGATTGAATTTTTCTCGGTCTAATGGATAGACATAGTTGGCAAGGTTGCTGATATAATCGGTTTTACCGTCCCATTTTGGTAGGTTTTCGAAGTATTCTTGTATAGGGTTGTAATGGGGTACAAACTCGCTTTTTAGTATGGCTATGAGGTTGTTTATGCTGATTTTGATGCCTTTTTTCTGAAGTTCTAAATACAGTGAGTTTTCATTGAGTGATTTCCATTCGTGTGTTGTTTTTTTGCAATATTCTATGTCTAGGGCGATGGTATTGTATCTGAATTTGTAGTAAGTGGATAAATATTCTTCTGTGATATGAAATATAGTGTTTTGAGTGTCTTTTTTTGTTTCGGCTTCTTCTAGTTCTCTTATTTCGTCTATTAATTTCTGATAGTGTGATTTGTCGTACACTAAGAAATAATCGGCTATATCGTTGTATTTTTCGGGTAAAATAATTTGTTTGATGGAGTAGGAGTTACAGAGTTTTAGGGCTGTTTCTAGACCTGTTTTATCATTGTCGTAGCATATGTATATGTTATCTGTTTTCTGCTTGAGCTTGAGTATTTCTTCTTCTTTTATGAAGCCACTTTCTGACCTAAAGGATACGGCAGGGAAGCCGTTGGCATTGAGTATTAGGCAGTCTTTTTTGCCTGCGGTAATGATGATATAGTCTTCTTTTTCTTTGAGTTGCTCGTAGCCGAATATGTCGGAAAATTGGAGGTTATTGTAAAAGATTTTTTTGTTTTTGCCTTGGGCAGGGATATAAATTTCGGCATTGCTATTGACTTTATAAATAAATCCCACGATGCCAGAATAAAGTTTTATTTTTTGTATGGTATTTTTTTTGGAATTAAAGTACTCGTATTTATCAAGGTTTTTGACATTGTATTTTTCTAAAATGGCTTTTGTAACCTTCCAATTTCCTTGTGTCCAAAATTCTAAACTTTGGGAAGTATATGGCTTATCATAATATTTAAAGTGATGATTGTCTGTATTTTTGCTGATAGACTGATGAGAGCTATTTTTTTGTTGCTGTTGTAGAATAACTCCCATATCATTGGAAATTGTTTTGAGTACTTCTGCAAATTGTGTTTTGCAATCTAAGCCTTTTATGTCTGCTACAAACTGCCAAACATCGCCTTGTTTACCTGTGCTAAAGCATTTGAAAGTTCCATTTTTAAAGACTTTGAAACTTGGATTTTGGTCTTCTGAAAAGGGAGAGGATATTTTGGTATAGGGCTGAAAATGTGAACCGTAATAAAAGTTATAAATTTCTATTTGGTTGGTTTGCTGTAAAATTGTATTTTTGTCCATAGAGAATAGAGTTTTATCATAGGCCTAAGAAATCTGTTGATTTTGAGGGCTTTTTTAGTTTATTTATGAGTTTGTTTCGTCTATTGATATAGTTTATTTTTCTGATTTCAAATGTGTTCTTACTGTTGTTCAGATTCATCTGATGTCTGATTTTTTCTTCTAAATTGATTTGATTTTGTTCATACTGTTTTAATTTTATGGTGTTTAGTTCTTCTAATAGGGTAATGTTTTGATATTCGTATGCTAGTGCAATAGAGTCTCTTTGTAGGTCTAATATTTCGGCATCTATGGTATTGATTTC
This Riemerella anatipestifer DNA region includes the following protein-coding sequences:
- a CDS encoding VapE domain-containing protein — translated: MDKNTILQQTNQIEIYNFYYGSHFQPYTKISSPFSEDQNPSFKVFKNGTFKCFSTGKQGDVWQFVADIKGLDCKTQFAEVLKTISNDMGVILQQQQKNSSHQSISKNTDNHHFKYYDKPYTSQSLEFWTQGNWKVTKAILEKYNVKNLDKYEYFNSKKNTIQKIKLYSGIVGFIYKVNSNAEIYIPAQGKNKKIFYNNLQFSDIFGYEQLKEKEDYIIITAGKKDCLILNANGFPAVSFRSESGFIKEEEILKLKQKTDNIYICYDNDKTGLETALKLCNSYSIKQIILPEKYNDIADYFLVYDKSHYQKLIDEIRELEEAETKKDTQNTIFHITEEYLSTYYKFRYNTIALDIEYCKKTTHEWKSLNENSLYLELQKKGIKISINNLIAILKSEFVPHYNPIQEYFENLPKWDGKTDYISNLANYVYPLDREKFNHHFKKWAVRTVKCALLERYFNKQAFVLVHKAQNSGKSSFCRFLCPPELSQYLAEDISNDKDARILLCKNFLINLDELSSLAKKEINTLKSYFSKDQINERLPYDRKNSILPRICSFIGSTNRDTFLDDETGSVRWLCFQITGINWNYRQECNIDLFWSQAYALAFDNNFNSEMTLEEIQDNEDRNKKYQILSTEQELIASNYKPAQENEGVFVTSTDVLIRLSELGVRLSSVQIGKAFNALGFERKKHKTKQTYGYWVKVL